The DNA sequence TTCTAGTTCTGATAGAGCTGATAGAGCTGGTATAACAGTCCCCTCCCCATGTCTTCTAGTTCTGATAGAGCTGGTATAACAGTCACAAGTCACCTCCCCATGTCTTCTAGTTCTGATAGAGCTGGTTTAACAGTCCCCTCCCCATGTCTTCTAGTTCTGATAGAGATGGTATAACAGTCCCCTCCCCATGTCTTCTAGTTCTGATAGAGCTGGTATAACAGTCCCCTCCCCATGTCTTCTAGTTCTGATAGAGCTGGTTTAACAGTCCCCTCCCCATGTCTTCTAGTTCTGATAGAGCTGGTTTAACAGTCCCCTCCCCATGTCTTCTAGTTCTGATAGAGCTGGTATAACAGTCACCTCCCCATGTCTTCTAGTTCTGATAGAGCTGATAGAGCTGGTATAACAGTCACCTCCCCATGTCTTCTAGTTCTGATAGAGCTGATATAACAGTCACCTCCCCATGTCTTCTAGTTCTGATAGAGCTGATAGAGCTGGAATAACAGTCACCTCCCCATGTCTTCTAGTTCTGAGAGAGCTGATAGAGCTGGTATAACAGTCACCTCCCCATGTCTTCTAGTTCTGATAGAGCTGATAGAGCTGGTATAACAGTCCCCTCCCCATGTCTTCTAGTTCTGATAGAGCTGGTATAACAGTCACCTCCCCATGTCTTCTAGTTCTGATAGAGCTGGTATAACAGTCCCCTCCCCATGTCTTCTAGTTCTGATAGAGCTGGTATAACAGTCCCCTCCCCATGTCTTCTAGTTCTGATAGAGCTGGTATAACAGTCACCTCCTAATGTCTTCTAGTTCTGATAGAGCTGATAGAGCTGGTATAACAGTCACAAGTCACCTTCCCCATGTCTTCTAGTTCTGATAGAGCTGGTTTAACAGTCCCCTCCCCATGTCTTCTAGTTCTGATAGAGCTGATAGAGCTGGTATAACAGTCACCTCCCCATGTCTTCTAGTTCTGATAGAGCTGATAGAGCTGGTATAACAGTCCCCTCCCCATGTCTTCTAGTTCTGATAGAGCTGGTATAACAGTCCCCTCCCCATGTCTTCTAGTTCTGATAGAGCTGGTATAACAGTCCCCTCCCCATGTCTTCTAGTTCTGATAGAGCTGGTATAACAGTCTCCTCCCCATGTCTTCTAGTTCTGATAGAGCTGGTATAACAGTCCCCTCCCCATGTCTTCTAGTTCTGATAGAGCTGGTTTAACAGTCCCCTCCCCATGTCTTCTAGTTCTGATAGAGCTGGCATAACAGTCACCTCCCCATGTCTTCTAGTTCTGATAGAGCTGGTATAACAGTCCCCTCCCCATGTCTTCTAGTTCTGATAGAGCTGGTTTAACAGTCACCTCCCCATGTCTTCTAGTTCTGATAGAGCTGGTATAACAGTCACCTCCCCATGTCTTCTAGTTCTGATAGAGCTGGTATAACAGTCCCCTCCCCATGTCTTCTAGTTTTGATAGAGCTGGTATAACAGTCACCTCCCCATGTCTTCTAGTTCTGATGGACCTGATAGAGCTGGTATAACAGTCCCCTCCCCATGTCTTCTAGTTCTGGACCTGATAGAGCTGGTTTAACAGTCACCTCCCATGTCTTCTAGTTCTGATAGAGCTGATAGAGCTGGCATAACAGTCACAAGTCTTTTAGTAACGGTAGACATTAGTATTCACTGCCTCTTGGTGTCACTGTGGCCAGGGGGGGTAGGGGCTGCTGGAACTTAGCCAGATCCTTACCCAGGATGTCAGAGAGCTTCTGTTTAAAGCTGATAGGGTCCTGGTTGGGGGTGATGGAGCCCCCCGAGCCCATCTCTTCTTCCCCCTGTAGCTGGGCCTGGGCCTGCAGGCGGGAGAGGTTTGGCATAGACCGGGACTGGGTTTGGGGTTGAGGCAGGGACCAGGCCAGAGACAGTGGTTGGGTCTCAGAGGGCTTGTTCACTAAAGCATAGATACACTGTGAGCTACCCACcatactctccctctcctcctcctcctcctcctccgccctcCCAGTAACACCCCTTCTCAGGTTGTAATAAGGAGACCCCTCTCCCAGCCTcacccccagccccatccccagcctCAGTTTGTTCAGGTCGACGGTATCCAGGGAGtgacacctctcctcctcctcttcctcctcatagAGATGCAGGCTGTGCTGCATCCTGAGTGGGGCTGGCGGGTGCTTCATTCTGGGGAGGAGGTGGTCCTCTATAGTGGCATACAGATCACAATCAGAGTCAGCCATTGGCTCAGACCCCGGAACCTGTTCAGTAACAGGAGATATGATTGGAGGGCTGTGTAAGAGGTTGTTTCTCATTGGTAGAGGAGGGGCAGTGGGTCTGTCTGATAGGTCGGTGCGGGTATGGACTCTGTGTTTGATAGGAGGGTGAGTAGAGGTGGAAGAATGAGGAAGTTGAGGAGACGATGAGTTATGTGGAGGGTGAGTGGAGGTGGAAGAATGAGGAAGTTGAGGAGACGATGAGTTATGTGGAGGGTGAGTGGAGGTGGAAgaatgaggaagatgaggagacAATGAGTTATGTGGAGGGTGAGTGGAGGTGGAAGAATGAGGAAGTTGAGGAGACGATGAGTTATGTGGAAGGTGAGTGGAGGTGGAAGAATGAGGAAGTTGAGGAGACGATGAGTTGCTAGGAGGCTGGATAGAGGTCTTGGTGTCTTCATTCTCCATCTCGCTGTGCAGAGTAAGAGCATCTTCCATGGCCTTGTAGATCTGAGGAGCGTGCTTAGACATGAAGGTGAATTGACCCTCTCCCGAGCTACAGCGACGGCCCGCCTCGATGCTGAAGCCCCCCTGTCAATCACACACAACACAAGGTTACTCAGTCCCTCCAGGATGGACCAATCACAGTCAACTCATCACAATATTATTGGAGAAAATTGACCGATCACTGCACTAAAAAAAGAGGGAAAACAATTTCAACCAATCACCACACATTTACCACATAATATGGATCAGTAAAGCCAAAAGGCAACAAACTCTGTTCCTTCGGCAGCACATTTTTGTGACAAATTGGACTAAATCACTGATtatgatacaacacaactctgatgattatgatagatacaacacaactctgatgataatgatagatacaacacaactctgatgattatgatagacacaacacaactctgatgattatgatagatacaacacaactctgatgattatgatagacacaacacaactctgatgatcatgatagatacaacacaactctgatgattatgatagatacaacacaactctgatgattatgatagatagaacacaacacaactctgatgataatgatagatacaacacaactctgatgattatgatagatacaacacaactctgatgattatgatagacacaacacaactctgatgatcatgatagatacaacacaactctgatgattatgatagatagaacacaacacaactctgatgataatgatagatacaacacaactctgatgattatgatagatacaacacaactctgatgattatgatagacacaacacaactctgatgatcatgatagatacaacacaactctgatgattatgatagatacaacacaactctgatgatcatgatagaacacaacacaactctgatgattatgatagatagaacacaactctgatgataatgatagatacaacacaactctgatgattatgatagatacaacacaactctgatgattatgatagacacaacacaactctgatgattatgatagacacaacacaactctgatgattatgatagacacaacacaactctgatgattatgatagacacaacacaactctgatgatcatgatacaacacaactctgatgataatgatagatacaacacaactctgatgattatgatagatacaacacaactctgatgatcatgatagacacaacacaactctgatgatcatgatagatacaacacaactctgatgattatgatagatacaacacaactctgatggttatgatagatacaacacaacacaactctgatgatcatgatagacacaacacaactctgatgatcatgatagatacaacacaactctgatgattatgatagatacaacacaactctgatgatcatgatagatacaacacaactctgatgattatgatagatacaacacaacacaactctgatgattatgatagatagaacacaactctgatgattatgatagacacaacacaactctgatgattatgatagacacaacacaactctgatgatcatgatagacacaacacaactctgatgatcatgatagatacaacacaactctgatgattatgatagacacaacacaactctgatgatcatgatagacacaacacaactctgatgatcatgataaatacaacacaactctgatgattatgatagacacaacacaactctgatgatcatgatagatacaacacaactctgatgattatgatagacacaacacaactctgatgatcatgatagatacaacacaactctgatgatcatgatagatacaacacaactctgatgattatgatagatacaacacaactctgatgattatgatagacacaacacaactctgacgattatgatacaacacaactctgatgattatgatagacacaacacaactctgatgattatgatagatacaacacaactctgatgattatgatagatagaacacaacacaactctgatgataatgatagatacaacacaactctgatgattatgatagatacaacacaactctgatgattatgatagacacaacacaactctgatgatcatgatagatacaacacaactctgatgattatgatagatacaacacaactctgatgattatgatagatagaacacaacacaactctgatgataatgatagatacaacacaactctgatgattatgatagatacaacacaactctgatgattatgatagacacaacacaactctgatgatcatgatagatacaacacaactctgatgattatgatagatacaacacaactctgatgattatgatagatagaacacaacacaactctgatgataatgatagatacaacacaactctgatgattatgatagatacaacacaactctgatgattatgatagacacaacacaactctgatgatcatgatagatacaacacaactctgatgattatgatagatacaacacaactctgatgatcatgatagaacacaacacaacacaactctgatgattatgatagatagaacacaactctgatgataatGATAGattcaacacaactctgatgattatgatagatacaacacaactctgatgattatgatagacacaacacaactctgatgatcatgatagatacaacacaactctgatgattatgatagatagaacacaacacaactctgatgataatgatagatacaacacaactctgatgattatgatagatacaacacaactctgatgattatgatagacacaacacaactctgatgatcatgatagatacaacacaactctgatgattatgatagatacaacacaactctgatgatcatgatagaacacaacacaacacaactctgatgattatgatagatagaacacaactctgatgataatgatagatacaacacaactctgatgattatgatagatacaacacaactctgatgattatgatagacacaacacaactctgatgattatgatagacacaacacaactctgatgattatgatagacacaacacaactctgatgatcatgatacaacacaactctgatgataatgatagatacaacacaactctgatgattatgatagatacaacacaactctgatgatcatgatagacacaacacaactctgatgatcatgatagatacaacacaactctgatgattatgatagatacaacacaactctgatgattatgatagatacaacacaacacaactctgatgatcatgatagacacaacacaactctgatgattatgatagatacaacacaacacaactctgatgattatgatagatagaacacaactctgatgattatgatagacacaacacaactctgatgattatgatagacacaacacaactctgatgatcatgatagacacaacacaactctgatgatcatgatagatacaacacaactctgatgattatgatagacacaacacaactctgatgatcatgatagatacaacacaactctgatgatcatgatagatacaacacaactctgatgattatgatagatacaacacaactctgatgattatgatagacacaacatAACTCTGACGATtatgatacaacacaactctgatgattatgatagacacaacacaactctgatgattatgatagatacaacacaactctgatgattatgatagatagaacacaacacaactctgatgataatgatagatacaacacaactctgatgattatgatagatacaacacaactctgatgattatgatagacacaacacaactctgatgatcatgatagatacaacacaactctgatgattatgatagatagaacacaacacaactctgatgattatgatagatacaacacaactctgatgattatgatagacacaacacaactctgatgatcatgatagatacaacacaactctgatgattatgatagatacaacacaactctgatgatcatgatagaacacaacacaacacaactctgatgattatgatagatagaacaCAACTATGATGAtaatgatagatacaacacaactctgatgattatgatagatacaacacaactctgatgattatgatagacacaacacaactctgatgattatgatagacacaacacaactctgatgattatgatagacacaacacaactctgatgatcatgatacaacacaactctgatgataatgatagatacaacacaactctgatgattatgatagatacaacataactctgatgatcatgatagacacaacacaactctgatgatcatgatagatacaacacaactctgatgattatgatagatacaacacaactctgatgattatgatagatacaacacaacacaactctgatgatcatgatagacacaacacaactctgatgatcatgatagatacaacacaactctgatgattatgatagatacaacacaactctgatgatcatgatagatacaacacaactctgatgattatgatagatacaacacaacacaactctgatgattatgatagatagaacaCAACTCTtatgattatgatagacacaacacaactctgatgattatgatagacacaacacaactctgatgatcatgatagacacaacacaactctgatgatcatgatagatacaacacaactctgatgattatgatagatacaacacaactctgatgattatgatagatagaacacaacacaactctgatgataatgatagatacaacacaactctgatgattatgatagatacaacacaactctgatgattatgatagacacaacacaactctgatgatcatgatagatacaacacaactctgatgattatgatagatagaacacaacacaactctgatgataatgatagacacaacacaactctgacgattatgatacaacacaactctgatgattatgatagacacaacacaactctgatgattatgatagatacaacacaactctgatgattatgatagatagaacacaacacaactctgatgataatgatagatacaacacaactctgatgattatgatagatacaacacaactctgatgattatgatagacacaacacaactctgatgatcatgatagatacaacacaactctgatgattatgatagatagaacacaacacaactctgatgataatgatagatacaacacaactctgatgattatgatagatacaacacaactctgatgattatgatagacacaacacaactctgatgatcatgatagatacaacacaactctgatgattatgatagatacaacacaactctgatgatcatgatagaacacaacacaacacaactctgatgattatgatagatagaacaCAACTATGATGAtaatgatagatacaacacaactctgatgattatgatagatacaacacaactctgatgattatgatagacacaacacaactctgatgattatgatagacacaacacaactctgatgattatgatagacacaacacaactctgatgatcatgatacaacacaactctgatgataatgatagatacaacacaactctgatgattatgatagatacaacataactctgatgatcatgatagacacaacacaactctgatgatcatgatagatacaacacaactctgatgattatgatagatacaacacaactctgatgattatgatagatacaacacaacacaactctgatgatcatgatagacacaacacaactctgatgatcatgatagatacaacacaactctgatgattatgatagatacaacacaactctgatgatcatgatagatacaacacaactctgatgattatgatagatacaacacaacacaactctgatgattatgatagatagaacaCAACTCTtatgattatgatagacacaacacaactctgatgattatgatagacacaacacaactctgatgatcatgatagacacaacacaactctgatgatcatgatagatacaacacaactctgatgattatgatagacacaacacaactctgatgatcatgatagacacaacacaactctgatgatcatgataaatacaacacaactctgatgattatgatagacacaacacaactctgatgatcatgatagatacaacacaactctgatgattatgatagacacaacacaactctgatgatcatgatagatacaacacaactctgatgatcatgatagatacaacacaactctgatgattatgatagatacaacacaactctgatgattatgatagacacaacacaactctgacgattatgatacaacacaactctgatgattatgatagacacaacacaactctgatgatcatgatagatacaacacaactctgatgattatgatagacacaacacaactctgatgatcatgatagatacaacacaactctgatgattatgatagatacaacacaacacaactctgatgattatgatagatacaacacaactctgatgattatgatagacacaacacaactctgatgattatgatagacacaacacaactctgatgatcatgatagatacaacacaactctgatgattatgatagatacaacacaactctgatgattatgatagacacaacacaactatgattattatgatagatacaacacaactctgatgattatgatagatacaacacaacacaactctgatgatgatgatagatacaacacaactctgatgattatgatagacacaacacaactctgatgatcatgatagatacaacacaactctgatgatcatgatagataaaacacaactctgatgattatgatagatacaacacaactctgatgatcatgatagatacaacacaactctgatgattatgatagatacaacacaacacaactctgatgattatgatagatagaacacaactctgatgattatgatagacacaacacaactctgatgattatgatagacacaacacaactctgatgatcatgatagacacaacacaactctgatgatcatgatagatacaacacaactctgatgattatgatagacacaacacaactctgatgatcatgatagacacaacacaactctgatgatcatgatagatacaacacaactctgatgattatgatagacacaacacaactctgatgatcatgatagatacaacacaactctgatgatcatgatagatacaacacaactctgatgattatgatagatacaacacaactctgatgattatgatagacacaacacaactctgacgattatgatacaacacaactctgatgattatgatagacacaacacaactctgatgatcatgatagatacaacacaactctgatgattatgatagacacaacacaactctgatgatcatgatagatacaacacaactctgatgattatgatagatacaacacaacacaactctgatgattatgatagatacaacacaactctgatgattatgatagacacaacacaactctgatgattatgatagacacaacacaactctgatgatcatgatagatacaacacaactctgatgattatgatagatacaacacaactctgatgattatgatagacacaacacaactatgatgattatgatagatacaacacaactctgatgattatgatagatacaacacaacacaactctgatgatgatgatagatacaacacaactctgatgattatgatagacacaacacaactctgatgatcatgatagatacaacacaactctgatgattatgatagatacaacacaactctgatgattatgatagacacaacgcaactctgatgattatgatagacacaacacaactctgatgatcatgatagatacaacacaactctgatgattatgatagacacaacacaactctgatgatcatgatagatacaacacaactctgatgattatgatagatacaacacaacacaactctgatgattatgatagatacaacacaacacaactctgatgattatgatagatacaacacaactctgatgatcatgatagatacaacacaactctgatgattatgatagatacaacacaactctgatgatcatgatagatacaacacaactctgatgattatgatagacacaacacaactctgatgattatgatagatacaacacaactctgatgatcatgatagatacaacacaactctgatgattatgatagatacaacacaactctgatgattatgatagatacaacacaactctgatgattatgatagacacaacacaacacaactctgatgattataatagacacaacacaacacaactctgatgattatgatagac is a window from the Oncorhynchus clarkii lewisi isolate Uvic-CL-2024 chromosome 14, UVic_Ocla_1.0, whole genome shotgun sequence genome containing:
- the LOC139366101 gene encoding docking protein 2-like, translating into MEVVFKEGMLYVRGNKFGKKTWRKTWIVLYPTSIFGIGRVEFHDILDGGHTTTKSKSTQCRRIVQLCDCLSVTLAPEESFPPALPNDDCRAFDLNTTQRRYTLASENYHDWVGALCQLAFQKEPGHTETREKERGSGMGIPMEENELYATWKTAQYQVTVKTNEASRRCQLTGSYLLLPERDAILLQDLQTGVTVHCWPYHLLRRFGQVKGGFSIEAGRRCSSGEGQFTFMSKHAPQIYKAMEDALTLHSEMENEDTKTSIQPPSNSSSPQLPHSSTSTHLPHNSSSPQLPHSSTSTHPPHNSLSPHLPHSSTSTHPPHNSSSPQLPHSSTSTHPPHNSSSPQLPHSSTSTHPPIKHRVHTRTDLSDRPTAPPLPMRNNLLHSPPIISPVTEQVPGSEPMADSDCDLYATIEDHLLPRMKHPPAPLRMQHSLHLYEEEEEEERCHSLDTVDLNKLRLGMGLGVRLGEGSPYYNLRRGVTGRAEEEEEEERESMVGSSQCIYALVNKPSETQPLSLAWSLPQPQTQSRSMPNLSRLQAQAQLQGEEEMGSGGSITPNQDPISFKQKLSDILGKDLAKFQQPLPPLATVTPRGSEY